In Panacibacter ginsenosidivorans, the following proteins share a genomic window:
- a CDS encoding asparaginase domain-containing protein, translated as MSIRIFITGGTFDKEYNEITGQLFFKDTHMSELLKLGRSRIPVEIRTLMMIDSLEMTDADRNLIAENCLKAAENKIIITHGTDTMAETAKVLASKAMKKTIVLTGAMIPYKFGSSDGLFNMGSALAFVQSLPHGVFVAMNGRYFNWDNVRKNRQTGAFEELR; from the coding sequence ATGTCTATACGCATTTTTATTACAGGTGGAACATTTGATAAAGAATACAACGAAATTACCGGGCAGCTTTTTTTTAAAGATACACATATGAGCGAATTGTTGAAACTGGGGCGCAGCCGCATTCCTGTTGAGATACGTACGCTTATGATGATCGATAGTCTTGAGATGACAGATGCAGACCGGAACCTGATAGCAGAGAATTGTCTAAAAGCAGCAGAGAATAAAATTATTATTACACACGGCACAGATACGATGGCAGAAACCGCAAAAGTGCTGGCTTCAAAAGCTATGAAAAAAACAATTGTGCTAACAGGCGCCATGATACCATACAAGTTTGGTAGCTCTGATGGATTGTTTAATATGGGTAGCGCCTTGGCTTTTGTACAAAGCCTTCCGCATGGTGTTTTTGTAGCTATGAATGGCCGGTATTTTAATTGGGATAACGTGCGCAAAAACCGGCAAACAGGCGCTTTCGAAGAGCTTAGATAG